In Pseudorasbora parva isolate DD20220531a chromosome 1, ASM2467924v1, whole genome shotgun sequence, the DNA window TCGTTTTGATAGTGTACGTCCATGTTAAATGCCTCTCCGTATTAGACGcgtttcttgttttgttgatgAAGCTATGATTGGCTAGCATGCTAACTAATCTCAGTTTTCAAAACATACAAGTTTTCAGAAACATTCGGCACAGTTTTTATGTCTTGCTTTATGCATTTAGGTTGGTGAGATATTTTCTGCAGCTGGGGCTGCTTTCACAAAACTGGGAGAGCTAACCATGCAGCTGCATCCAGTGGCCGATATTAGTCCAGCAGGGTGAGACACTCTCTTTCTACCGTACCGTTAGAATATATACACTCTATTAGGCGTTTGgtatattcacatttatttagAAAACGTGTACTTTGTGTAATGGGTATGGTCCGTACATAGAAAAACATTTACATCTTGTGGCTTTGTTTATTGTGAATTTCCCAAGAATCCCTCAAAAGTTGACAAACCTCCTCGtctgctttttaattttttatcccATTTAGTTTGTACTTGCAATGGTTCCAAGATGTCATGGACAAAATAAAGTATTGTTTGTTTTCAATGATATTATGGGTGTTGCAACTTCTATTTCTGTTTACTGGCTGAGCTAGGTGGATACACACTTAAACATACAAAagtgtaatgtaaatgtaaagacACCAGTCTCACTGTTTTGGTTTGCATTGCTTGTTATGTTTTACTATGGGTTAGAATCTATAAAATCTCAAGTCCAGGTGAATTTTTCATCTGCAGTCAACATTTTCTTTAAATCTAGAGAATTGCTTCCTCTGAAATTCAATAAACGCCAAATAAGATTCTGATATTTGTGTGTTTGTAAGCCATACAGTTCATTGTGTAGTTTGTCAGTAATTAATTAGACATTTCCTAAACATAAGGGCACAAGTCAAGACAACTGTCAAGAGGAAGCTTTATGAAGATGGTGGTATTCCTTTATCCGCTGATTCACCAAAGAAGAGTACAAAAAAGGTGCCAATTTCTATGGCTCCCCCAGCCCCACCTAAAGTCATTGCTGTGCCAACATCTCAAGTTGTGGTGACCACAGGTTTACAGCGCCCAACCGCAGGTACATCCACCATTAAGCCATCAAAAACGGCAGGTGAGCATTCATTAATGCACTCACTTGTGTTGCGCTTAATTTTTACACTTGCAAtttgaatataataaaatataactaatgcattcttaatttttttcctcaGAAGTCACTCTGAGTGCACTGAATGATTCGGATGCTAACAGCGATCTGGTAGATATTGAGGGGTTGGGTGATAGTTCCACATCTAAAAAGCTAAATTTTGATCAAGGTAAGAGaccatttctaaatattttttcctcCAAATTTTATTCAAAATGAATTTGTCTCaggtatatatttaaattaattaaattgtgttattcaaggtttttacactgtctGTTAAATTTCCTTTGTTCTCAGTCCTTAAGTATCAGTCCTGTATTTACTTTTTCACTGCAGATAGTCTAAATCTCGACTCCAGTCTCATCATGAATTCCAGTGACTTGCCGTTGTTATCCCGCTGAAATCTTCTGCATCATACTATCAGGAAAATGAACTAATCATTTCACTTCCATAAGGGATCAAGAaacttgaatttttttaatgtggtgaAAGGTTCCTTTTTTCCAGTAAAAGACTCATTTCAAAGATAATAGTGGTTAAGCATATTTTATTAATGTAGAACGCAGTTTTGAAAGATGCTACCAAATATTGCTGAATACATATTACTGTTCTGGGCCCAAAACACCACATTTTAAGTTACTGTAAAGTCATTatgatgtaaatatattttttaaacattttcaataaagtATTATGACTAGTCCTTTGTTTTGGGGGGAAAGTGTGGCCAAAATGCATGAAATCAATGCTGATTGTCAAAACTTTGTTTGGTAAACTGTTAAAAATGGTTGTCTTTTTCATGTTTTgctatgttatttttttttctatttaaattttGCTATTTTGaatgtaatattatttttaaaaaaatcacaaaaagaaaacagtGCTTCCAGTCTTCAACCAGGTTTCTGAAATAATTTTAGAGCAGTGGGGCAGTAGgattttctactacataaatgaAGCTTTAGCAAGTAGTTTTTTGTTGACTTGTTGAATTCTAACCTAGTGGGTTTATTGATCTGAGCTAATACATCTATGGGCATAGTTCAATAATGTATGCATAATTAGGCTGTTGGCAAATTAGTCATATATTCATAGCCCTACCAATGTTTGTACATTAAGAACAGCTAAATCAATTTAAATCACTGATTCCATATTGAAAAGAGTGTGTAAAATCACAGCAGAATGACACTTTCTTTGTTATTCCTCATTTGTCAGAAGTAACCTCAACAATTGTGGCCAAAGGTGCGACTGATAGGCTCATGAAATCAACCAGCCATGGTGTGGAATCAGATCTGTAACTGAATGGCATTTCTACAAGCAGAATGCTGAAGATGGCACACTTTTACTTTCATCAGTCacaagctaaaaaaaacacaagcaaCTTGAATTTTgtgtactgtaaaaaaagtgatttctttcaaataaggttttgtttgttgttttttaattatgttttcTTGTAAGACCAAACAATGAAAAGggctttcattttaattataagACTGACATGGTAAAATACATACAATAACTCTTTTTGGACAGGTGGCTTCCATATTGCTCCAAATACTGGACAGTCGTTGAGTGTGTCTGTCTGACGGGAGCAGCGCAAACCATACTGGCAACCCAGGGAGAGGGCAGCTGCCAATATTGATGTGCTGCTACTGTCAGGCACACTGAAGCATCAAGTGGTCCAAGGGAGGAAAGAGGACGAAAGGAACATACAAAATAT includes these proteins:
- the zgc:92664 gene encoding chromatin complexes subunit BAP18 isoform X2, whose amino-acid sequence is MTSASTKVGEIFSAAGAAFTKLGELTMQLHPVADISPAGAQVKTTVKRKLYEDGGIPLSADSPKKSTKKVPISMAPPAPPKVIAVPTSQVVVTTGLQRPTAEVTLSALNDSDANSDLVDIEGLGDSSTSKKLNFDQDSLNLDSSLIMNSSDLPLLSR
- the zgc:92664 gene encoding chromatin complexes subunit BAP18 isoform X1, producing the protein MTSASTKVGEIFSAAGAAFTKLGELTMQLHPVADISPAGAQVKTTVKRKLYEDGGIPLSADSPKKSTKKVPISMAPPAPPKVIAVPTSQVVVTTGLQRPTAGTSTIKPSKTAEVTLSALNDSDANSDLVDIEGLGDSSTSKKLNFDQDSLNLDSSLIMNSSDLPLLSR